TGACCAATGCCCGCGCCGCCGCAACTTCGATCAACATCACCACCGACGATCTTTCAAACCCTGCCGAGTTCGAGAAATTCCAGAACGCGCAGAACCAGTTGACCCAGGCCCTGGGTCAGTTGCGCACCGTGGTGGAAAACTACCCACAGCTGCAAAGCCAGGCGCGCTTTGCCGATCTGATGGTGCAGCTTGAAGGCACCGAAAACCGCATCAACGTATCGCGCACACGCTATAACGAGGCGGTTCAGGCCTACAACACCACGATCCGCACCTTCCCCGATGCGATCGGCGCCAAGCTGATTCACGGTGCCAAGCCGATGGTTCCGTTCAAGGCCGCTGTCGGGTCCGAGGTCGCGCCGACGGTCAATTTCGACATGAACGCGCCTGCCGCCCCTGCTCCGGCAGCATCGGGCCAGTAACATGACCCGCCCCCTGCGGGCCTTGCTTCAGGCATTCGTGGCGCTGTTTCTGCTTGTCGCAGGAACGGCGTACGCGGCCATGCCGCCCAAGCCTGCTGGCCCGGTACTGGATCAGGCGAACATCATTCCTGACGATCAGGAAGCCGCGCTTGCGCAGCGCCTGTCGGCGTACAATGCGCAGACCGGGCGCGCGGTGATCGTGGCGACCATCGCTTCGCTCGATGGCGACGATGTGGCGAGTTATACCAACAATCTCTTTCGCGCGTGGGGCGTCGGCGGGCAGAAGACCGATCAGGGGTTGTTGTTCCTGATCGCCCCCAACGATCGCAGGGTGCGGATCGAAGTCGGCTACGGGCTTGAGGAATACATGCCCGACGTGCTGGCCGGGCGGATCATCGCATCGGCGGTTACCCCGCGTTTCAAGGCGGGCGATTACCCCGGCGGCATCACTGCCGGGGTCGATCAGATTCTCACGCAATTGAACCGCAATCCGGCTGACGCCAAAGCCGTGGCCGAAGCTGCTGCCGCCGCGCAAAGCGAAAGCACTTCGGGCGCGGGCGGAACGATTGCCAGCGCGATCTTCTGGGTCGTGCTGATCGTGATCGCCATCGCCGTGTTCGGAAGCCGCAAGCGTCGCTATGGGCAGCGCCGCAGCGGTATCGATCCCGGCATCGTGCTGTGGGGGTTGAGCGAACTCGCCCGCGCCGCATCGGACAGCAATCGCGGCTCAGGCTGGAGTGGCGGAGGCGGCGGTTCCGATTGGGGCGGCGGCGGAGGCTTCGGCGGCTTTGGTGGCGGCGATTCCGGTGGCGGCGGCGCCTCCGGTGACTGGTAAGCGGGACTGGTGATGGCACAACCGACAATGACCCCCGCCGATCACAAGCTCGTCTCGGACGCGGTGGCTGCCGCCGAGGCCCATAGCGCGGGCGAGATCGTTACTATCGTCACGCCCCGGTCCGACAGCTACCGCGACGTCACGCTGGCCTGGTCGGCGCTGGTCGCGTTCGTTGCGCTTTGCGCGCTGGAAATCGGTGCGGGCTTTTACCTGCCGCTGATCGAGCGCCTGCTCGGCCTGTGGGCCTTCGAATGGACCCCGCGCGCCGTGCTCGGTCTTGCGCTGGTCACAGCCACGCTCAAGTTCCTCAGCATGTACCTGCTGATGCGGTTCACGCCGCTGGGCCTGTGGCTCACCCCGCGCCGCGTCCGCAACGCCCGCGTTCGCGAACGGGCGCTGACCTGTTTTCGCGTCGGCGCGGAAAGCCGCACGACCGGCCATACCGGCGTGCTGATCTACCTGAGCCTTGCCGAACACCGCGCGGAAATTATCGCCGATGCCGCCATCGCCTCAAAGGTTTCGCCCGAAACATGGGGTCATGCGATGAAGGCCATGCTCGATCCGCTGCGGCAGGGCCAGATGGCGCAAGGCATGGCCGCCGCCGTGGCCGAAGTGGGCAAGGTCCTTGCCGAGCATTTCCCGCGCAGCGATACCGACACCAACGAACTGCCCGACAGGTTGATCGAAGTATGAGTCTGGAAGAAGAGTACCGCGATCACCCCGAACAGGTCCGCTGGGAGGGCCGGTTCATCGCGGCAAAAACACGCGGTCGCTGGGAATATGTCAGCCGGGCGCGCAACATCAAGGCGGCTGTGATCCTTGCCATCGATGACGGCCATGTGATCCTTGTCGAACAATTCCGCGTGCCGCTGGGCCGCCCGTGCATCGAACTGCCCGCCGGACTGATCGGCGACGAGGCGGGCGCCGAACATGAAGACGCCGCCACTGCCGCCGCGCGCGAACTGGAAGAGGAAACCGGCTACCGTCCGGGCCGCATTGAATCACTGGGCGAATTCCACTCCTCCCCCGGCATGGTCACCGAAGCCTTCACCCTGTTCCGCGCGCACGATCTGGCCAAGGTTTCGCAAGGCGGCGGCGTGGAAGGCGAAGGGATTACCGTCCATCGCGTCGCGCTCGCCGGGATCGAGGCGTTCCTCGCCGCAAAGCGCGCAGATGGCTATGCCATCGACGTGCGGATGCTGCTCCTGCTGTCACCCGGCATCATGGGTTAGAACGAATAGCGCAGCGATACCCGCACCTGCCGCCGTTCTACCGGATGGATATGGCGGTCTTCCACGCCGTCGGCGCTTTCGCCGGGGAGGCGCGAGGCGTAGAAATAGGAAATGTCCGGGTCGTTCGCGTCAAACAGGTTGAGCACGTCCACCGCCAGCCGCACCGGCCCGCGCTGGCCATAAAGGCCGAAATTCACCAGCGTCGTCGCTTCTGATTTCTGCGAATTGTCCTCGATCAGCGGGGCCGAGGCGAAGTGGCGCAGGCGCAGCGTTGCGGAAACGCCGCTGCCGAAATCGGCGCTGACGCCCCCGCCTGCCACAAACGGCGCGGCGCCCGGAATGTGCGCCGCCCCCGCTGCCACGCCCCGGAAACGCGCGCGCGTCCATGCAGCGCTGCCATCCAGCGTCAGCCAATCGACAGGTTTCCAGAACAGCGTCGCCTCGCTGCCCCAGCGGCGTGAGGCATCGTTGGGTTCGGTCGTGCCCGCATCGCCCACGAACACCAGTTCCGATGCCAGATCGAGCCAGAAGCCGACGAGCGAGGCAGTCAGCCGCCCCTGCTCCACACGCAGGCCCAGTTCCGCGCCGCGCGACCGGGCAAAGACCGGCACCTTGTCCGCCGGATCGCCGCTGGCCGGATCGACCGTGATTGCAGCGCCGCGCACGTCATTGGAATGATACCCCTCGCCGTAATTGGCATAGAATTCCACGCCTCTGGCCGCCTGCCACGCCAGCGCGGCCTTGGGCGTGACGATGGCGTCAGATCCCTTGCCCGAATTGGCGGAGAGCACCGATTGCACGTTGTACCCGATTGCATCGGCGCGAAGGCCCAGCACCAGCCGCAGCCCCGGCGCAGCCTCGATCTGCGCCTCGCCGAACAGCCCGCCGCCATATTCATCCACCCGGTCCTGTCGGACGGTTTCACGGATCGTGCCAGCGGTGGTGCGATATAGGCCCAGCTTGCCGATCCGGTCGAACCGCGCATCGGCCCCGACATTCCAGGTCAGCGCACCTTCGCCAAAGCGGTGCGTGATCGCACCGCCAAACACGCCGCGCCGGTCCTCCTGGCGGAATTGGTCGCCATTCACCGGATCGTCGAGAAAATAGGTGAAGTTGGATGTCAGTTCCAGCCGTGAGGCAATGGCATAGACCGACCATTGCGTCTGTTCGCCCGTCCCGTTCACCGTCAGTCCCAGGCGCCCGGAACGCCCGCCAAGATCAGGGTCGATGAAGCCGTTGCGCGGGATGAGGCCGGAAGCGATTGCGCGTTCGGGCACCTGATCGGTCGATGTCCACCGGCTGGTATAGCCGGAAAGTGCAACAGACAGATCGGACGTGGAAAACTTGACCAGCCCGTTCAGCTTTTCGAGATCTTCGTCCAGCACCCACGGCCCGTTCGACACGGTGCCATCGACCGCGGCCAGCAATGTACCGCCACCCAGATCGCCGCTGCCTGCGGCCAGCGCGCGCCAATAGCCCCACGATCCGCCAGTCACTTCGGCAAAGGGCCGGGCGAGCTTCGATTTCGTGGTGAACCGCATCGCACCCGCCGAAGAAAAGTCTCCGTTCTCTGCGTGATATGGCCCTTTGGTAAAGTCGATCCGTTCCACCAGTTCGGGGATCAGGAAATTGAGATCGAGATAGCCCTGCCCGTGCCCGTGGCTGCGCATGTTGACCGGCGCGCCATCGACAGACGCAGCAAGATCGGTGCCGTGATCCAGATTGAAACCGCGCAGGAAATACTGGTTGGCCTTGCCCGCACCCGAATGCTGCGTTGCGATAAGGCCAGGCACATTTTCGGCCAGTTCGCCCACGCGCGAAATCGGCCGGTCCTCGAAATCGGCATAACCGACCGCGCCTTCAGAACCGCTGGTGGCAATCCCCACCTGTTCGATTGCACGGCCATGCACCACAATCTGCGCGCGCTCCTCAGGAGGCGGAGTTTCATCGGTCAGCGCAGGGGATGACGGCAGCAGGACGGCGGCGGCAAAGGTCATGCGGCGCAAAGCGATTCTCCCTGTATTTTCGCGCCTTGGCTTAATGTGACTGGCCGGTCAGACCAGTGACGCAAACCACTTGGCCACCCGTTTTTGACCGTCGCCGTAAACCCGCCCCCAGCCCCTCCCTGAAGGGAGCGACTATCTGACAGGTCAAGTGTCACTGACCAATTTCAGCTCTTGTTTCGCGTGCTTTTGCGTTGAGTCGGACGAGCAGTTTTCGGGCGAGGGCGATGCGGACGACCATTTTGGGTTTACCTTGGTCGAGCAGGCGTTGGCGGAACTCTGCCATGGCCGGATCGAATTTTCGCACGATGTCGGCGACGAGGAAGAGGATCGAGCGGACAGAGCTTCTTCCACCACGGATAGATCGGGCACCGGATCGTTTGCCGCTGTCGTTCGCGATGGGCGCAAGGCCTGCAAGTTTGGCGATGGCCTTGTTCGACAGGGTTCCGATTTCGGGCAGTTCGGCCAGCAGGGTGGCAACGGTGCGATCTGCCACGCCCTTGACCGAGCGCAGTGTGCGATCAAGCGCGGTCCAGACGGGATCGTGTTCGATCAGGCCTGCGATTTCACGGGCCAGCGCTTTGGCTTGGGTATTGAAGAAGGCGATGGCCTCTTTCAGGCTGGCAAGGGCAAGCGGATCGCGGGTGGAATGCAGGCGCTGCTTTTGCACCGTGATATCGCCTGTCACTTGCCGCAACCGGGCAGAAAGCGCGCTAAGCCTTTGTTGTTCGTCGCAAGGTGGCGGCGTTGGCCGTAGCCGCCGTGCCGCAGCAAAGCAGGCGATGACCTCTGCATCGATACGGTCGGTCTTCTCCAGCCGCCCCATCGCCTCGGCAAAATGCCGTACCGCTCTGGGATTGGTCAGGGCACAGGGCATGCCTGCGCGCCACAGCGCCAGGAATGCGTCCTGTTCGAGCCCGCCACTGGATTCCATCACCACCAGCCCTGCGCCATGGCGACCGGCCCAGTCCACCAACGCAGCAATCCCCGCCTCATCATTGGCGAACCGGCGATAGCCGCCGGCCTCGATCCAGCCATCAAGCCAGGCCTTGCTAACATCCACTCCACAAATCGTTTCGATCACGGTAACCTGCCTTGTCCGTACGGTTGAGACACCTGCCGACTATTCGGTCGTGCGTGACAAGCGGTGCTGGTCCCAGGCTCCCTTACGGTTACTGCCTGAGGGGTGACGGGCGACAGCACCGCAGCGCCGGGGTGGGTGGCCACCCACCCCGGCGATCAGCCGATTACATCGCAATCAACCAACAACGTCCAGATACAAGGGGAGCGAGACTTGCGCTTCTGCAAGAAGCGTTAGTCGCAGCGGGGAGGGTGCTCTACACCCCGTGTTTGCAACGACATAATCGCTTCCTTTTTACGCAAAAGGCCGGTCGGACTGACTTGTCCGACCGGCCCGATTTCATTCGCACAATGTAGACTGTGCAAACCCGTTCAGGTTCAGAACACCACGACCGATCGGATAGACTTGCCCGCGTGCATCAGATCGAACGCGGTGTTGATCTCTTCAAGGCCCATGACGTGGGTGATCATCGGGTCGATCTCGATCTTGCCGGTCATGTACATGTCGACGATCTTGGGCACGTCGGTGCGGCCCTTGGCGCCGCCGAACGCGGTGCCGCGCCAGTTGCGGCCCGTTACGAGTTGGAACGGACGCGTGCTGATTTCCTTGCCCGCTTCGGCCACGCCGATGATGATGCTGGTGCCCCAGCCGCGATGGCAGGCTTCCAATGCGGTACGCATCACTTCGGTGTTGCCGGTGGCATCGAAGGTGTAATCCGCGCCGCCGTCGGTCATCGCAACGATCTTCGCCACGGTGTCCTCGCGGCTCAGGCCCCTGGAATTGAGAAAGTCGGTCATGCCGAACTTGCGGCCCCATTCCTCGCGGGTCTCGTTGATGTCGACACCGATGATCTTGCCTGCACCCGCCAGGCGCGCACCCTGGATCACGTTCAGCCCGATCCCGCCGAGGCCGAAGACCACCACATTGTCACCCACTTGCACCTTGGCGGTGTTTACCACCGCGCCAACGCCCGTGGTCACACCGCAACCGATATAACATGCGGACTGGAACGGTGCGTCCTCGCGGATTTTCGCCACCGCGATTTCCGGCAGGACCGTAAAGTTGGAGAAGGTGCTGCAGCCCATGTAGTGGAAGATGGTCTGACCCTTGTAGGAAAGGCGGCTGGTGCCATCGGGCATGAGGCCCTGCCCTTGCGTCGCGCGGATCGCGGTGCACAAGTTGGTCTTGCCCGAAAGGCACGATTTGCACTGGCGGCATTCCGGCGTGTAGA
This genomic interval from Novosphingobium sp. CECT 9465 contains the following:
- a CDS encoding YgcG family protein encodes the protein MTRPLRALLQAFVALFLLVAGTAYAAMPPKPAGPVLDQANIIPDDQEAALAQRLSAYNAQTGRAVIVATIASLDGDDVASYTNNLFRAWGVGGQKTDQGLLFLIAPNDRRVRIEVGYGLEEYMPDVLAGRIIASAVTPRFKAGDYPGGITAGVDQILTQLNRNPADAKAVAEAAAAAQSESTSGAGGTIASAIFWVVLIVIAIAVFGSRKRRYGQRRSGIDPGIVLWGLSELARAASDSNRGSGWSGGGGGSDWGGGGGFGGFGGGDSGGGGASGDW
- a CDS encoding NUDIX hydrolase encodes the protein MSLEEEYRDHPEQVRWEGRFIAAKTRGRWEYVSRARNIKAAVILAIDDGHVILVEQFRVPLGRPCIELPAGLIGDEAGAEHEDAATAAARELEEETGYRPGRIESLGEFHSSPGMVTEAFTLFRAHDLAKVSQGGGVEGEGITVHRVALAGIEAFLAAKRADGYAIDVRMLLLLSPGIMG
- a CDS encoding IS110 family transposase; amino-acid sequence: MIETICGVDVSKAWLDGWIEAGGYRRFANDEAGIAALVDWAGRHGAGLVVMESSGGLEQDAFLALWRAGMPCALTNPRAVRHFAEAMGRLEKTDRIDAEVIACFAAARRLRPTPPPCDEQQRLSALSARLRQVTGDITVQKQRLHSTRDPLALASLKEAIAFFNTQAKALAREIAGLIEHDPVWTALDRTLRSVKGVADRTVATLLAELPEIGTLSNKAIAKLAGLAPIANDSGKRSGARSIRGGRSSVRSILFLVADIVRKFDPAMAEFRQRLLDQGKPKMVVRIALARKLLVRLNAKARETRAEIGQ
- a CDS encoding TonB-dependent receptor is translated as MTFAAAVLLPSSPALTDETPPPEERAQIVVHGRAIEQVGIATSGSEGAVGYADFEDRPISRVGELAENVPGLIATQHSGAGKANQYFLRGFNLDHGTDLAASVDGAPVNMRSHGHGQGYLDLNFLIPELVERIDFTKGPYHAENGDFSSAGAMRFTTKSKLARPFAEVTGGSWGYWRALAAGSGDLGGGTLLAAVDGTVSNGPWVLDEDLEKLNGLVKFSTSDLSVALSGYTSRWTSTDQVPERAIASGLIPRNGFIDPDLGGRSGRLGLTVNGTGEQTQWSVYAIASRLELTSNFTYFLDDPVNGDQFRQEDRRGVFGGAITHRFGEGALTWNVGADARFDRIGKLGLYRTTAGTIRETVRQDRVDEYGGGLFGEAQIEAAPGLRLVLGLRADAIGYNVQSVLSANSGKGSDAIVTPKAALAWQAARGVEFYANYGEGYHSNDVRGAAITVDPASGDPADKVPVFARSRGAELGLRVEQGRLTASLVGFWLDLASELVFVGDAGTTEPNDASRRWGSEATLFWKPVDWLTLDGSAAWTRARFRGVAAGAAHIPGAAPFVAGGGVSADFGSGVSATLRLRHFASAPLIEDNSQKSEATTLVNFGLYGQRGPVRLAVDVLNLFDANDPDISYFYASRLPGESADGVEDRHIHPVERRQVRVSLRYSF
- a CDS encoding S-(hydroxymethyl)glutathione dehydrogenase/class III alcohol dehydrogenase; the encoded protein is MKTRAAVAFAPKQPLEIVELDLEGPKAGEVLVEIMATGVCHTDAYTLDGFDSEGIFPSVLGHEGAGVVREVGPGVTSVKPGDHVIPLYTPECRQCKSCLSGKTNLCTAIRATQGQGLMPDGTSRLSYKGQTIFHYMGCSTFSNFTVLPEIAVAKIREDAPFQSACYIGCGVTTGVGAVVNTAKVQVGDNVVVFGLGGIGLNVIQGARLAGAGKIIGVDINETREEWGRKFGMTDFLNSRGLSREDTVAKIVAMTDGGADYTFDATGNTEVMRTALEACHRGWGTSIIIGVAEAGKEISTRPFQLVTGRNWRGTAFGGAKGRTDVPKIVDMYMTGKIEIDPMITHVMGLEEINTAFDLMHAGKSIRSVVVF
- a CDS encoding LemA family protein, with translation MAAIRFSQIAFATVAAASLSACGINSVPAAEEEAKARWADVESSYQRRADLIPNLVATAKGAAASETTILTNVTNARAAATSINITTDDLSNPAEFEKFQNAQNQLTQALGQLRTVVENYPQLQSQARFADLMVQLEGTENRINVSRTRYNEAVQAYNTTIRTFPDAIGAKLIHGAKPMVPFKAAVGSEVAPTVNFDMNAPAAPAPAASGQ
- a CDS encoding TPM domain-containing protein, with protein sequence MAQPTMTPADHKLVSDAVAAAEAHSAGEIVTIVTPRSDSYRDVTLAWSALVAFVALCALEIGAGFYLPLIERLLGLWAFEWTPRAVLGLALVTATLKFLSMYLLMRFTPLGLWLTPRRVRNARVRERALTCFRVGAESRTTGHTGVLIYLSLAEHRAEIIADAAIASKVSPETWGHAMKAMLDPLRQGQMAQGMAAAVAEVGKVLAEHFPRSDTDTNELPDRLIEV